A part of Microbulbifer sp. MI-G genomic DNA contains:
- a CDS encoding ABC transporter permease, producing MLPLRLLFRDWRGGELALIASALVLAVTCVTAIAHFTDRLTRAMEQQSLSFLAAERVLRSSQPVDPAWLDAAKARGLAQGQTIQFASMISANDQFQFVSVKAADGGYPLVGHLEMRRGEDAPGEITQQGPPPGEAWVEPRLLPLLGITMGDAIGLGDTQLKVTGLLEREPDRGTSLFDMGARVLVHIDDLPASGVIQAGSRVRYRYLFAGDDRALGQYFDWLKPQLTEHQRVLDLREGQPRVASALNRAERFLFLAASLAVLLASVAVGLAARRYGLRHATYVAVMKSLGAGRNKILTIYLGQLAALTLIATATGLALGSVIQAQVVNLMAGFFPVVPPPSHWNPLLVGLATGFACALGFALPPLFRLARTDPMQTLHKDWSNPDQREWLGLILGPGAMLLLIWWLSGSLAMTLALLAGMGLLVGGSALVNQLLVSARLADLGGAWRIALGSLQRRAAFNTLLIAAFGTGLLAMLALVFARTALIDEWRMQLPEKAPNHFLLNITPTDVGGLQQMLEKAGVSSSEFYPMVRGRLTAINDTPTRDLKDRPNGVRRELNLSWTENLAPDNRILEGEWWDKARKGVSVEVELAAQLNLALGDRLRFSIGGLEVEAPVASFRSLDWNSMRPNFYMLFAPGTLEGFPATYITSFYLPPRDKLLVNDLVRSYPSVSVIELDKIILRIRDTIDQVSFAIESVMALMLVAGVLVLIAGVRASIAERLQEAAIIRTLGGRRRLLLKSLVLEFGLLGCAAGLLAAIGAEATLMVLSHRVFELPLVLHPTLWLLGPLAGTLLVGSAGTLACYSAVRQPPLKVLRELA from the coding sequence ATGTTGCCGCTGCGACTGCTCTTCAGGGACTGGCGCGGTGGCGAACTGGCCCTGATCGCCAGTGCCCTGGTACTGGCGGTGACCTGTGTCACCGCCATCGCCCACTTCACCGACCGCCTGACCCGCGCCATGGAACAGCAATCCCTCAGCTTCCTGGCCGCCGAGCGGGTCCTGCGCAGCAGCCAACCGGTCGACCCGGCCTGGCTGGATGCAGCGAAAGCGCGGGGACTGGCGCAGGGGCAGACCATCCAGTTTGCCTCGATGATATCCGCCAACGATCAGTTCCAGTTTGTCTCGGTAAAGGCCGCAGACGGCGGCTATCCCCTGGTGGGCCACCTGGAAATGCGCAGGGGCGAGGACGCCCCGGGTGAGATCACCCAACAGGGCCCGCCTCCGGGAGAGGCCTGGGTAGAGCCCCGCCTGTTGCCCCTGCTGGGGATCACCATGGGTGACGCCATCGGCCTGGGGGACACGCAGCTCAAAGTGACGGGGCTGCTGGAGCGGGAACCCGACCGGGGCACCAGCCTGTTTGATATGGGCGCACGGGTACTGGTCCATATCGATGACCTGCCGGCCTCCGGGGTGATCCAGGCCGGCAGCCGGGTGCGCTATCGCTACCTGTTTGCCGGCGACGACCGGGCCCTGGGACAGTATTTCGACTGGCTGAAACCCCAACTCACCGAGCACCAGCGGGTGCTGGATCTGCGCGAGGGCCAGCCGCGCGTGGCCTCGGCCCTGAATCGCGCCGAGCGTTTCCTGTTTCTCGCTGCCAGCCTCGCCGTACTGCTGGCCAGTGTCGCCGTGGGTCTGGCCGCACGCCGCTACGGCCTGCGCCACGCTACCTATGTGGCGGTAATGAAGAGCCTCGGCGCCGGGCGCAACAAAATTCTCACCATCTACCTGGGGCAGCTGGCGGCCCTGACCTTGATCGCCACTGCCACAGGCCTGGCCCTGGGCAGTGTTATCCAGGCCCAGGTGGTCAACCTGATGGCGGGCTTCTTTCCGGTGGTGCCACCGCCCAGCCACTGGAATCCGCTGCTGGTGGGGCTGGCCACCGGTTTCGCCTGCGCCCTCGGCTTTGCCCTGCCGCCCCTGTTTCGCCTGGCGCGCACCGATCCCATGCAGACACTGCACAAGGATTGGAGCAACCCCGATCAGCGCGAATGGCTGGGGCTGATCCTCGGCCCTGGAGCCATGCTGCTGTTGATCTGGTGGCTGTCGGGGAGCCTGGCGATGACCCTGGCACTGCTCGCCGGCATGGGGCTGCTGGTAGGCGGCAGCGCCCTGGTCAACCAGTTGCTGGTGAGCGCCAGGCTCGCTGACCTCGGTGGTGCCTGGCGCATTGCCCTGGGCAGCCTGCAGCGCCGCGCCGCCTTCAACACCCTGCTGATCGCCGCCTTTGGCACCGGCCTGCTGGCGATGCTGGCTCTGGTCTTTGCCCGCACCGCGCTGATCGACGAATGGCGCATGCAACTGCCAGAGAAGGCACCAAACCACTTCCTGCTGAATATCACCCCCACCGATGTAGGGGGGCTGCAGCAGATGCTGGAAAAGGCGGGCGTCAGCAGCAGCGAATTTTACCCGATGGTGCGCGGCCGCCTGACCGCCATCAACGACACCCCCACCAGGGACCTCAAGGATCGCCCCAACGGTGTGCGGCGGGAACTCAACCTGAGCTGGACCGAAAACCTGGCGCCGGACAACCGAATCCTCGAAGGCGAGTGGTGGGACAAGGCCCGAAAGGGTGTCTCGGTAGAAGTGGAGCTGGCCGCGCAGCTCAATCTGGCCCTCGGCGACCGCCTGCGCTTTTCCATCGGCGGACTGGAAGTGGAAGCCCCGGTGGCCAGCTTCCGCTCCCTGGACTGGAACAGCATGCGCCCCAACTTCTATATGCTGTTCGCGCCGGGCACACTGGAAGGTTTCCCCGCCACCTATATCACCAGCTTTTACCTGCCCCCGCGAGACAAGCTGCTGGTCAACGACCTGGTGCGCAGCTATCCCAGTGTCAGCGTGATAGAGCTGGACAAGATTATCCTGCGGATCCGCGACACCATCGACCAGGTGTCTTTCGCCATCGAATCGGTGATGGCGCTGATGCTGGTCGCCGGGGTGCTGGTCTTGATTGCCGGAGTGCGCGCCAGTATCGCCGAGCGTTTGCAGGAAGCGGCAATTATCCGCACACTGGGCGGGCGCAGGCGCCTGCTGCTGAAGAGCCTGGTGCTGGAATTCGGCCTGCTCGGCTGTGCCGCCGGCCTGCTCGCCGCCATCGGCGCCGAGGCCACCCTGATGGTACTCTCGCACAGGGTTTTCGAGCTGCCCCTGGTGCTGCACCCCACCCTGTGGTTGCTGGGCCCGCTGGCAGGCACCCTGCTGGTGGGCAGCGCCGGCACCCTGGCCTGTTACAGCGCGGTGCGCCAGCCGCCACTGAAAGTGTTGCGGGAACTGGCCTGA
- a CDS encoding DUF962 domain-containing protein, protein MRTVQQWFAEYSESHQNPVNKAIHWIAVPVIYAAITGLLWAIPQPQFMSALPWLNWAVVAAVPVLLFYVALSFPIALGMTALTVACLWAWSLLERVGVSVWQTALGLFVVMWIFQFIGHAYEGKKPAFFKDLEFLLIGPAWVVAFIYRALGIRY, encoded by the coding sequence ATGCGCACTGTGCAGCAGTGGTTTGCCGAATACAGCGAGAGTCACCAGAACCCTGTCAACAAGGCCATCCACTGGATTGCGGTACCGGTGATTTACGCGGCCATTACGGGCCTCCTGTGGGCCATTCCGCAGCCGCAATTCATGAGCGCGCTTCCCTGGTTGAACTGGGCCGTCGTAGCCGCGGTGCCGGTATTGCTGTTTTATGTCGCCCTGTCTTTTCCCATTGCCCTGGGCATGACGGCGCTCACGGTTGCCTGCCTGTGGGCCTGGTCTCTGCTGGAGCGTGTGGGTGTTTCTGTTTGGCAGACGGCCCTGGGCCTGTTTGTGGTGATGTGGATCTTTCAGTTTATTGGCCATGCCTACGAAGGGAAGAAGCCCGCTTTTTTTAAGGACCTGGAGTTTTTACTCATTGGGCCGGCTTGGGTCGTTGCCTTTATTTATCGGGCTCTTGGCATTCGTTACTGA
- a CDS encoding ABC transporter ATP-binding protein, translated as MSAILTAENLYHRVPTSEGPLTLLNNISLQLARGESLAVTGASGSGKSTLLGLLAGLDKPSEGRIWLAGEEITAMDEERRAALRARCVGFVFQTFQLLPGLTALENVMLPSELRGERGADRRAQEFLSRVGLEHRLRHYPRQLSGGEQQRVALARAFASFVADDAILFADEPTGSLDAGNGAKVIDLLFRLNAESSTTLVLITHERRLAERCTRHLYMAAGCAEHGTSVPDKSNLPEESA; from the coding sequence ATGTCCGCCATTCTCACGGCAGAAAACCTGTATCACAGAGTCCCCACCAGCGAAGGGCCACTGACCCTATTAAACAATATCTCCCTGCAACTGGCGCGCGGGGAAAGCCTTGCGGTGACGGGCGCCTCGGGTTCCGGTAAATCCACCCTGCTCGGTCTGCTGGCGGGGCTGGACAAACCCAGTGAAGGCAGAATCTGGCTGGCGGGCGAAGAGATCACCGCGATGGACGAAGAGCGGCGCGCGGCCCTGCGCGCCCGCTGTGTGGGCTTTGTATTTCAGACTTTCCAGCTGTTGCCCGGCCTCACTGCCCTGGAAAATGTCATGCTGCCCAGTGAACTGCGCGGGGAGCGCGGCGCCGACAGGCGTGCACAGGAGTTTCTCTCACGGGTCGGTCTTGAGCACCGGCTGCGCCACTACCCCCGCCAGCTTTCGGGGGGTGAGCAGCAGCGCGTCGCCCTCGCCCGCGCTTTCGCCAGTTTCGTCGCCGACGATGCCATTCTGTTTGCCGACGAACCCACCGGCAGCCTCGACGCGGGCAATGGTGCCAAGGTCATTGACCTGTTGTTCAGGCTCAACGCCGAATCCAGCACCACGCTGGTACTGATCACCCATGAGCGGCGCCTGGCCGAGCGCTGTACCAGGCACCTGTATATGGCTGCCGGGTGTGCCGAGCACGGCACATCGGTACCGGATAAAAGCAATCTGCCGGAGGAATCCGCCTGA
- the bioA gene encoding adenosylmethionine--8-amino-7-oxononanoate transaminase, producing MDLEFDRKHIWHPYASLFNPPPVYPVVRAEGVRIFLEDGRGLIDGMSSWWSALHGYNVPELNRALRAQMEQMSHVMFGGLTHEPAIALCRKLVEITPPGLNRVFLADSGSVSVEVAIKMALQFWHAQGKPGKHKLLALRNGYHGDTFGAMATCDPVTGMHHLFAGQLVQHLFAPAPQTSFGQPCPDGDIGELAQLVAQHREQLAAVILEPIVQGAGGMRFYSADYLRRVKALCDEYDLLLIADEIATGFGRSGQLFACDHAAVSPDILTLGKALTGGTLTLAATLCSDRIAQGICSGEAGVFMHGPTFMGNPLACAVANASIDLLLSSPWQHRVESIEAQLKEQLAPLEQAGGVADVRALGAIGVVQMREPVPMASLQAALIERGVWLRPFGKLVYTMPPYIISEADLTQLTAAMVDVLGEID from the coding sequence ATGGACCTGGAATTCGACCGCAAGCATATCTGGCACCCCTATGCCTCCCTGTTCAACCCGCCACCGGTCTACCCGGTGGTGCGGGCTGAGGGGGTTCGTATTTTCCTGGAGGATGGCCGCGGCCTGATTGACGGCATGTCCTCCTGGTGGAGTGCCCTGCACGGCTACAATGTGCCCGAGCTGAACCGCGCCCTGCGCGCACAGATGGAACAGATGTCCCATGTGATGTTTGGCGGCCTCACCCACGAGCCCGCCATTGCACTGTGCAGGAAGCTGGTGGAAATCACCCCGCCGGGACTCAACCGGGTATTTCTCGCCGATTCCGGCTCAGTCTCTGTGGAAGTCGCGATCAAGATGGCGCTGCAGTTTTGGCATGCTCAAGGCAAGCCGGGCAAACACAAACTGCTGGCCCTGCGCAACGGCTATCACGGCGATACCTTTGGGGCCATGGCCACCTGTGACCCTGTCACCGGTATGCATCACCTGTTTGCCGGGCAGCTCGTTCAGCATCTGTTCGCCCCCGCCCCGCAAACCTCTTTCGGCCAGCCCTGCCCCGATGGGGACATTGGCGAACTGGCGCAACTGGTGGCGCAACACCGCGAGCAACTGGCCGCGGTGATCCTGGAGCCGATTGTGCAGGGTGCCGGCGGTATGCGCTTCTACTCCGCAGACTACCTGCGCCGGGTAAAAGCACTGTGCGACGAATATGACCTGCTGCTGATCGCCGATGAAATCGCCACCGGTTTCGGTCGCAGCGGCCAATTGTTCGCCTGCGATCACGCCGCTGTCAGCCCGGATATTCTCACCCTGGGCAAGGCCCTTACCGGCGGCACACTGACATTGGCCGCCACCCTGTGCAGCGACCGCATCGCCCAGGGCATCTGTAGCGGCGAGGCCGGGGTCTTTATGCACGGCCCCACCTTTATGGGCAACCCCCTGGCCTGCGCCGTGGCCAATGCCAGTATCGACCTGTTGCTCAGCAGCCCCTGGCAGCACAGGGTTGAAAGCATTGAGGCCCAACTCAAAGAACAGCTGGCCCCACTCGAACAGGCAGGGGGTGTCGCAGATGTGCGCGCGCTCGGCGCCATCGGTGTGGTGCAAATGCGCGAGCCGGTGCCTATGGCCAGTCTGCAGGCGGCGTTGATCGAGCGCGGCGTCTGGCTGCGCCCCTTTGGCAAGCTGGTCTACACCATGCCGCCGTATATTATCT
- the ald gene encoding alanine dehydrogenase: MLIGVPKEIKNHEYRIGLTPASVRELVGHGHRVIVQRGGGAAIGFTDAMYQKAGAEILDTAEEIFATADMIVKVKEPQPNECEMLHPGQVLYTYLHLAPDPKQTELLVKSGATCIAYETVTDRFGGLPLLAPMSEVAGRMSVQCGAHHLEKAQGGLGVLLGGVPGVAPARVLIIGGGVVGTNAAKMALGMGADVTILDRSLPRLRQLDDIFGGAVRTEFSTSDAIEQHALKADLVVGAVLIPGAAAPKLLTRDMISRMKKGAVVVDVAIDQGGCFETSKATTHQEPTYVVDGVVHYCVANMPGGVARTSTMALNNATLPFALALANKGAKQALLDDANLLEGLNVHAGMVTYKAVADVLGYEYVDPKLALQKVAQRQEAIA; the protein is encoded by the coding sequence ATGCTGATTGGCGTCCCGAAAGAGATCAAGAACCATGAATACCGCATTGGCCTGACGCCGGCGAGTGTGCGCGAACTGGTTGGTCACGGCCACCGGGTGATTGTGCAGAGAGGGGGCGGCGCTGCGATTGGTTTCACCGATGCCATGTACCAGAAAGCCGGCGCCGAAATCCTCGATACCGCGGAGGAAATCTTTGCCACTGCCGATATGATCGTCAAGGTCAAAGAGCCCCAGCCCAATGAGTGCGAGATGCTGCATCCGGGCCAGGTACTCTATACCTACCTGCACCTGGCACCCGACCCCAAGCAAACCGAACTGCTGGTGAAATCCGGTGCTACCTGTATTGCCTACGAGACCGTCACCGACCGCTTTGGCGGCCTGCCTTTGCTGGCACCCATGTCCGAAGTTGCCGGGCGCATGTCCGTGCAGTGTGGCGCGCACCACCTGGAGAAAGCCCAGGGTGGCCTCGGAGTGCTGCTGGGTGGAGTACCCGGTGTGGCTCCTGCCAGAGTCCTGATTATCGGTGGTGGTGTTGTGGGAACCAACGCGGCCAAGATGGCGCTGGGCATGGGCGCAGATGTCACTATTCTGGATCGCTCCCTGCCCCGCCTGCGCCAGTTGGATGATATCTTTGGGGGGGCCGTGCGCACCGAATTCTCCACCAGCGACGCTATTGAGCAGCATGCCCTGAAAGCAGACCTGGTAGTGGGTGCGGTCCTCATCCCGGGCGCTGCAGCACCCAAGCTGCTGACACGCGATATGATCAGCCGCATGAAGAAAGGTGCTGTCGTCGTGGATGTGGCCATTGACCAGGGCGGCTGCTTCGAGACCTCCAAGGCGACCACCCACCAGGAGCCAACTTATGTGGTAGACGGTGTTGTGCACTACTGTGTGGCCAATATGCCCGGCGGCGTTGCGCGCACCTCTACTATGGCGCTGAATAATGCCACGCTGCCTTTTGCGCTAGCGCTGGCCAACAAGGGTGCGAAACAGGCGCTGCTGGACGATGCCAACCTGCTGGAAGGTTTGAATGTGCACGCCGGTATGGTGACTTACAAAGCGGTTGCCGATGTACTGGGCTACGAGTATGTCGATCCGAAGCTGGCCCTGCAGAAAGTGGCCCAGCGGCAAGAAGCCATCGCCTGA
- a CDS encoding O-acetyl-ADP-ribose deacetylase produces MIEVHLGDITRLNVDVIVNAANTRLLGGGGVDGAIHRAAGPKLLRACRDLGGCPVGEVRATGAFSIPVKRIYHTVGPVWRGGRLGESELLASCYSHCLTLARRENMRSIAFPAISCGIYDYPPRLAVEIAVRQVQSHLEGEGEPRSIVFCCFDRKIAELYHAQLDTHVRR; encoded by the coding sequence GTGATCGAAGTTCACCTCGGCGATATCACTCGACTCAATGTCGATGTTATCGTCAATGCCGCCAATACCCGCCTGCTCGGTGGGGGCGGTGTGGATGGGGCCATTCATCGCGCAGCGGGTCCCAAGCTGCTCAGAGCCTGCCGTGATCTCGGAGGCTGTCCTGTCGGCGAAGTCCGTGCCACCGGTGCTTTTTCCATTCCCGTAAAACGTATTTACCATACCGTCGGGCCGGTCTGGCGCGGTGGGCGCCTCGGTGAGTCGGAGCTGCTTGCCAGTTGTTACAGCCATTGCCTGACCCTGGCGAGGCGGGAAAACATGCGCTCCATTGCCTTTCCGGCAATCAGTTGTGGTATTTATGATTATCCTCCCAGGCTCGCAGTGGAGATTGCTGTTCGTCAGGTACAGAGTCATCTCGAGGGGGAGGGTGAGCCCCGCAGCATTGTTTTTTGTTGTTTTGATCGGAAAATAGCCGAACTCTATCACGCCCAGCTGGATACGCACGTACGGCGATGA
- a CDS encoding Lrp/AsnC ligand binding domain-containing protein, protein MRKRAGELSTVDRNILRVLQKNGRTSYAELARQVGLTATPCVERVRRLENDGVIQGYTALINPEFLDAALVVFVQIRLNRSAQDAFEEFRNAVAALPEVQECYLVSGNFDYLIKARVADMSAYRKFYGETLLTLPEVQECTSYVVMEEVKETLEVPVHYNR, encoded by the coding sequence ATGCGCAAACGCGCTGGGGAACTCAGTACCGTGGACCGCAATATCCTGCGGGTTCTGCAGAAAAACGGCCGCACCAGCTACGCGGAGCTGGCCCGCCAGGTAGGCTTAACGGCCACACCCTGTGTAGAACGGGTCAGGCGTCTGGAAAATGATGGCGTCATCCAGGGATACACTGCCCTGATCAACCCGGAGTTTCTGGATGCGGCACTGGTGGTTTTCGTGCAAATCCGCCTCAACCGCTCTGCCCAGGATGCCTTCGAGGAATTTCGCAACGCCGTGGCTGCACTGCCGGAGGTACAGGAGTGCTACCTGGTTTCGGGTAATTTCGACTACCTGATTAAGGCCCGTGTTGCGGATATGAGTGCCTATCGCAAATTTTATGGCGAGACCCTGCTGACCTTGCCAGAGGTACAGGAATGCACCAGCTATGTCGTTATGGAAGAGGTCAAGGAGACTCTGGAAGTGCCGGTACACTACAATCGCTGA
- the ttcA gene encoding tRNA 2-thiocytidine(32) synthetase TtcA, whose protein sequence is MSALENRRERLEFNKLQKRLRRQVGRAIADFNMIEAGDKIMVCLSGGKDSYAMLDILLGLQKTAPVEFELVAVNMDQKQPGFPQHVLPDYLRALGVPHHIVEKDTYSVVREVVPEGKTTCSLCSRLRRGTLYGFAEEIGATKVALGHHKDDIVETLFLNLFYGGRLKAMPPKLRADDGRNIVIRPLAYCREADIARFARHRAFPIIPCNLCGSQENLQRQAIKQMVREWDGKFPGRCENIFAALTRVSPSQLADRDLYDFKNLALDRSTPSAAGRRDHSDHRCRVNSWVPEDAAVPQHIEALNL, encoded by the coding sequence ATGTCCGCATTGGAAAACCGCCGCGAGCGGCTCGAATTCAACAAGCTGCAGAAACGCCTGCGCCGCCAGGTAGGCCGCGCCATCGCCGACTTCAATATGATTGAAGCGGGTGACAAAATCATGGTCTGCCTATCCGGCGGTAAGGATTCCTATGCCATGCTGGATATCCTGCTGGGCCTGCAGAAAACCGCGCCGGTCGAGTTTGAGCTGGTGGCGGTGAATATGGACCAGAAACAGCCGGGGTTTCCCCAGCATGTGCTGCCGGATTACCTGCGCGCCCTGGGTGTGCCGCACCATATCGTGGAGAAAGACACCTATTCGGTGGTGCGGGAAGTGGTGCCCGAGGGCAAGACGACCTGCAGCCTCTGCTCCCGATTGCGCCGGGGGACTCTCTATGGATTTGCCGAGGAAATAGGCGCCACTAAAGTGGCGCTGGGCCATCACAAGGACGATATCGTCGAGACGCTGTTCCTGAACCTGTTTTACGGCGGGAGGCTCAAGGCAATGCCCCCCAAACTGCGTGCCGACGACGGGCGCAATATTGTGATCCGCCCTTTGGCCTACTGCCGGGAAGCGGATATTGCCCGTTTTGCCCGACACCGGGCGTTCCCGATAATCCCCTGCAACCTGTGCGGCAGCCAGGAGAACCTGCAGCGACAGGCAATCAAGCAGATGGTGCGGGAGTGGGATGGGAAATTCCCCGGGCGCTGCGAAAATATCTTTGCGGCGTTGACAAGGGTGTCCCCGTCACAACTTGCAGACAGGGATCTCTACGATTTTAAAAACCTGGCGCTGGACCGCTCTACGCCGTCGGCTGCCGGGCGCCGCGACCATTCAGACCACCGCTGCCGGGTGAATTCCTGGGTGCCGGAGGATGCAGCTGTGCCCCAGCATATCGAGGCGCTGAATCTGTAG
- the putP gene encoding sodium/proline symporter PutP: protein MPAQWLIALTFVAYLALILVIGAYAYLRTKNASDYFLGGRSLPPAVAALSAGASDMSGWLLLGLPGAAYAAGLSAGWIAIGLFSGIVLSWVSMGRRLRVYTYALDDSLTVPAYLHRRFRMGHPYLRTVCAVFILLFFLFYVASGLIAGGKLFETVFGWDYRWAVITGAVAVISYTLFGGFLAVSWTDVFQGLLMSVALIAVPLVVISDHGGLADSWSQLQASVPELTHWMTDNTGQALGLVAIFSSLAWGLGYFGQPHILARFMAVRSPRDVPAAATVAALWSLIGFLGAMAVGLFAHLQIQQGLPDGEKVFMELVQVLFHPIVAGVLLAAILSAIMSTADSQLLVSSAALAEDIYHVWVGRKTSPEAMVKVGRWAVVALSLVAVWIALDQDSKVLDVVGYAWAGLGAAFGPTLLISLYWRRMTGSGAIAGVIVGGVTVVVWEQLSGGLFEVYELLPGFIFSAAAILIVSALTKCPQAVSSQYKRLLG, encoded by the coding sequence ATGCCCGCACAGTGGCTCATTGCCCTAACCTTTGTTGCCTACCTGGCCCTGATCCTGGTGATCGGTGCCTACGCTTATCTGCGCACCAAAAATGCCAGCGATTATTTCCTCGGTGGCCGCTCTCTGCCCCCGGCGGTGGCGGCCCTGTCTGCCGGCGCTTCCGATATGAGCGGCTGGCTTTTGCTGGGGCTGCCCGGCGCCGCCTATGCCGCCGGCCTCTCCGCCGGCTGGATCGCCATTGGTCTCTTCTCCGGCATTGTGCTCAGTTGGGTCAGTATGGGGCGCCGGCTGCGTGTGTATACCTATGCGCTGGACGATTCACTCACGGTGCCGGCCTATCTCCATCGCCGTTTCAGGATGGGGCACCCCTACCTGCGCACGGTATGCGCCGTTTTCATTTTGCTGTTTTTTCTTTTCTACGTGGCCTCGGGCCTGATTGCCGGTGGCAAATTATTCGAGACTGTCTTTGGGTGGGACTACCGGTGGGCTGTGATCACTGGTGCCGTGGCGGTGATTTCCTACACACTGTTCGGCGGCTTTCTGGCGGTGTCCTGGACCGATGTCTTCCAGGGGCTTTTGATGAGTGTCGCGCTGATCGCTGTGCCACTGGTGGTTATCTCTGACCATGGGGGCCTCGCAGACAGCTGGAGCCAGCTGCAGGCAAGTGTGCCGGAGTTGACACACTGGATGACGGACAACACGGGCCAGGCTCTGGGCCTGGTGGCGATTTTTAGTTCCCTGGCCTGGGGGCTTGGCTATTTCGGTCAGCCCCATATCCTGGCGCGTTTTATGGCTGTGCGCAGTCCGCGGGATGTGCCCGCAGCGGCCACTGTGGCAGCTCTCTGGTCCCTGATCGGGTTTCTGGGCGCCATGGCTGTGGGCCTCTTTGCCCACCTGCAAATCCAGCAGGGCCTGCCCGACGGTGAAAAGGTGTTTATGGAACTGGTACAGGTGTTGTTCCATCCGATCGTTGCCGGCGTGCTGTTGGCGGCGATTCTCTCCGCCATTATGAGCACTGCCGACTCCCAGTTACTGGTTTCCTCCGCGGCCCTGGCCGAGGATATCTACCACGTCTGGGTTGGCCGCAAGACCAGCCCGGAGGCAATGGTGAAAGTCGGGCGCTGGGCGGTTGTAGCGCTGTCGCTGGTGGCGGTGTGGATCGCTTTGGACCAGGATTCCAAAGTGCTGGATGTTGTGGGCTATGCCTGGGCCGGGCTGGGCGCCGCTTTTGGGCCGACGTTGTTGATCAGTCTCTACTGGCGCCGGATGACCGGCAGTGGCGCGATTGCCGGAGTGATTGTGGGTGGCGTGACAGTCGTTGTCTGGGAACAGTTGTCCGGCGGACTATTTGAAGTCTATGAACTGCTGCCGGGTTTTATTTTCTCAGCAGCTGCTATCTTGATAGTTAGCGCGCTGACAAAATGCCCGCAAGCCGTGTCCTCCCAGTACAAGAGACTGCTTGGGTGA
- a CDS encoding arylesterase yields MTTAFFRRLLAHFSLILLLSVPAGIASANGSETLLVLGDSISAAYGFDEARGWVQLLRERLQERGRTVRVVNASISGETTSGGLTRLPRLMQAHSPRWLIVELGGNDGLRGYPPQTLQRNLQAMVKLAKDAGTEVLLLGMRIPPNYGRAYTDAFAAVYPRVAKAEQVALVPFFLETVALKEGAMQSDGIHPTAKAQTALLEHVWPCVESLLAEGGKDGSCTP; encoded by the coding sequence ATGACGACAGCTTTTTTTCGGCGGCTGCTGGCTCACTTTAGCTTGATATTGCTGCTGTCTGTCCCCGCGGGGATTGCCAGTGCGAACGGTTCGGAGACCCTGCTGGTACTGGGTGACAGTATCAGTGCGGCCTACGGTTTCGATGAGGCGCGGGGCTGGGTACAGCTGCTGCGGGAGCGCTTGCAGGAGCGGGGCCGGACCGTTCGGGTGGTGAATGCCAGCATCAGCGGCGAGACCACTTCCGGTGGTTTGACCCGCCTGCCACGTCTGATGCAGGCACACAGTCCGCGCTGGCTGATTGTGGAACTGGGTGGCAACGACGGCCTGCGGGGCTACCCGCCGCAGACCCTGCAGCGCAATCTGCAGGCCATGGTGAAACTGGCAAAGGATGCCGGCACCGAGGTTCTGTTGCTGGGGATGCGGATCCCACCCAACTATGGCCGCGCCTACACCGATGCATTTGCCGCGGTCTACCCCCGGGTGGCAAAAGCCGAGCAGGTGGCGCTGGTCCCTTTCTTTCTGGAGACGGTGGCCCTGAAGGAGGGCGCCATGCAGTCCGATGGCATCCACCCTACCGCCAAGGCCCAGACGGCGCTGTTGGAACACGTTTGGCCCTGTGTTGAATCCCTGCTGGCGGAGGGCGGCAAAGACGGTTCGTGTACTCCGTGA